In the Labilithrix sp. genome, GAGACGGAGGCGTTCATCGAGACGAGCGGCGTGAGGTCGGCGTCGAGCGACGCCTCGCTCGCGGTGAAGAGCGCGTCGAGCCCGAGCGCGGTGCCGGAGGGCGCGCCCATGAAGCTCGAGAGCGAGAGGGAGCCGCTGCCGGCGCCGGTCGGATCCGCGAGCCCCGCCGCGCCGAGCATCACGTTGATGGTGCCGTCCGCGATCGCGCCGCCGAGCGCCTCGCCGATCTGGCCCTGCGCCACGCTCTTGATCGCGCCGCCGATCGCGTTCGAGGTACAGAAGCCGTCCGTCTGGAACATCATCGAGATGGTGTTGAGGCGGTGGGTCTGCTCGAACTGGCAGGTCGAGCTGCAGCCGTCGAGGTTCGAGCGGTTGCCGTCGTCGCACTGCTCGCCGGGATCGCGCGTGCCGTTCCCGCACGGATCGTTGGCGGCGGCTTGGTCCTGCGCGACGTCCTCGTCGGGCGCGGAGCACGCGACGAAGGAGAAGAGGATGCCGGTGGACGCCAGGGCGAGCTTGAGCGCGGTCTTCATGGGCCGCCGTGTACCCTGAAACTGTGAGGAAGCAAACGCCAGAGACCGACATTGTGCGCATCCATTGCGTCTCAATTCGCAAATTTTCATTTGCACCACGATCCCGAGTGTTTTCGCACCCCTGGTCACCAGGGCCCCGCGCCTGATGCGCGCGCGTAGGGGGACGCAGTCGCGCAACCGCCGCGAAACCGGCGCCGCCGACGCACGAGCGCGGCACCGCGCGGGGACACTCCGCCCTCGCGAAACCGGCGACGCGACGCGCGAGGGCGGGGACAAGGCGCGCCGTGCAGGGCACGACTCTGCCCTCCGAACCGGCGACGCAACGCGCGGGGGCGGGGACAAGGCGCACCGTGCGCCGCAATGCGCAGGCACCACTCCGCCCTCGCGGAACTGGCACCTCCGACGCGTGACGGAGGGGACAAGGCGCGCCACGCGAAACGTGGTGACGCGACGCGCGAGAATGGGACAAGGCGCCCGAGCGGGACACCACTCTGCCCTCGCGAACCGGCGCCGCCGAGGCGCGAGGCGCGTAGAGTGGGGACGCCGTTCACGCGCCCACATTTTCTCGCTTTACCCTGTTTATCTGTTTACCGAGGGAGGTGCGTGTCTTCTTCGGGAGCTTCGCGATCGTTCTCTTCTTCTTCGCGGCGTCGGCGGCCTTCTTGATGTTCTTCTTCGCGGCGGCGCGTTGCTTCGTGGATGCCATCCACACGGCGTAGATCGGGCGGTCGGTCTGCGCGACGCAGCATCGAGACGCTGTGCGCTCGCGCGCGGTCGGCGTGGGCGCACTCGACACGTGCGCGCGTCGCGTTCGTGAACGCGCGACGACGACATCGCCCGTTCGTCGGCGGATCGGCGTTGTGGAGAACGCATGCGCGACGGCGCGTCGATTGCTCTCGGCGGCGACCGAAAGAGAGGTCTGAATGAACAACCGTCGTGATGAGCAGTACGGACGCGAGCAGCTCGGCCGGCACAACACCGAGCTCGGAGACGAGCTGCGCGACCGTGACGAGCGCAGCTTCGGCCGCGACGACGAATCGCGCGGCATGAACATGCGCGGCGGCTGGACCCGCGGCGACGACTACCGCGGCGAAAGCACGCGCGGATCCATGGGCAGCCACGGCACCTACGGCCGCGAGGAGATGCGCGGCCGCGACGCACACGCGGAGATGCGCGGCCGCGACGCATACGGTGCATACGGCGACCGCGCGGAGATGCGAGGCCGCGACGCATACGGTGCATACGGCGGCCACACGGAGATGCGCGGCTTCGGCGGTACGTACGAAGGCATGCGCGGGTATCGCGACGACGAGCGCTTCGGGATGCGCGGCCGCGAAGGGTACGGCGAAGACTGGCGCGGCGCGGGCGGCTACGGCGAAGGCATGCGCAGCGGCGGCTGGCGCGGCTACGGCTACGACGAGCTCGTCGGAGGCGGCTGGCGCGGCTACGGCTACGACGAGCACGCCGGAGTGCGCGGCCGCGAAGGCTACGGCGGCGACTGGCGCGTCGAGGGCCTCGGCGGCAGCATGCGCGGCGGCGGGCTGACGAGCCACCGCGGCAAAGGGCCGAAAGGCTTCAAGCGCTCCGACGAGCGCATCCGCGAGATGGTCTGCGAGGCCCTCGCCGATCATCACGACATCGACGCGAGCGAGATCGAGGTCACGGTGAAAGACGGCGAGGTCACGCTCTCCGGAACCGTCGGCGAGCGTCATCTCAAGCGCGTCGCCGAGGACGTCGTCGACGAGGTCAGCGGCGTCGTCGAGGTGCAGAACCAGATCCGCGTCCGCCGCGAGCAGCAGCAAACGAGCGGGACCGCGACCACGGGCGGCAACGGACGCAACGCACCCCAGGCCCAGCAGACACGCTCGCACTGACCGCCCCGAGCCGATGCGCCACGGTCGGGGCCCTCACGCCCCGTCGTGGCGCGGGCTCGACCGCGCGATCGGCCGCGAATCGAGGCGGAACGCTCGTTGCTGCCGCGATCGCTCGAGGAGCTCCAGATGAACAGCCGCCGGGATGAGCAGTACGAGCGCCAGCAATTCGGTCGTCACAACGCCGAGCTCCAGGACGAGCTCGACCGCGACCGCGGACGCCGCGGACAAGACGAGTGGCGAAGCGACGCACGCCGCGGCATCGAGGACGGCTGGCGCGGCCGCACGGCCTACAGCCCGCCGATGGTCCCGCCCGTCGTGCCGCGGCAGTACCCGAACGAAGGGCTCTCGAGCGACTTCTCGATCGAAGGGACGCGGAGCTTCGTGCGCGACGAACGGCGCGCGAGCCACCGCGGCAAGGGACCGAAGGGCTTCAAGCGCTCCGACGAGCGCATCCGCGAGCTCGTCTCGGAGGCGCTCGCCGATCATCACGACATCGACGCGAGCGACGTCGAGGTCACGGTGACGGACGGCGAGGTCACGCTCGCCGGCACCGTCGATCACCGCGACGTGAAGCGCCTCGCGGAGAACGTCGTCGACGCCGTCGCCGGCGTCATCGACGTCCACAACAAGCTGACCGTGAAGCGCTGACCCAGCTCAGTCGCCGTACATCGCGCGGATGCCGGCGAGGTCGCCGTCGCTCAGGCCTTGGCGCTGCTCGACGAACTGCGTGCCGTCGAGCGCCACGATCGTGTCCTTGCCGTTCGAGCTGAACGCCCTCGGGCCGTAGTGCATGATCGACTGGAAGTCGTAGGGTCCGATGTCCGCGCCGACGACGAGCGAGTGCTTCTCGAAGTTGAAGCGGTTCTCGGGCTGGATGTTCTCCCACATGATCTTCACCCACTCGTCGCGGTCGTGCCGCGTCTGCTCGTGGAAGAGACCCATCGCGTGGCCGATCTCGTGGATCGTCGCGCCGGTGGGGCAGTTGCCGGTGAAGGTCGTCTTGCCGATCGTGCTCACCGTCACCGCGAGCGCGTCGCGCGTGCCGACCGTGTGCTCGAGCGTCCTCACGAACGGAGCGCCGCCGTCGGGGTGGTCCTCCATCAGGTTGTAGAAGACGACGAAGCCGTTTCGCCCGACTTCCACCTTGTGCACGTTCTCCGGCGTCTTGCCCGCCGCGAGGGTGTACGTCGTGTCGGAGTCGTTCTTCGCGAGGTCGAGCGCGTCGCCGGTGCTGAACGTGCCGTCCTTGTAATAGGCGTAGGCGACGTTCTGCTGGTCGATCGCGAAGCCCGCGACGTCGGAGGGGACCTTGCCGGCCGCGAGCGCGTACGGCTTCGGGAGCGCGTACGCCGAGAAGTCCTCCGGCGTGCCTTCGCTGACCGTGCTGTCGTCGAAGTACGCGAAGAGGTGACCGCGCTGGTCGATCGCGACGTCGATGAGCGCCGCGAGCGCCTTGCCCGGCGGCATGATGAAGCGGAAGTGGGACGACGCCGAGTCGGTGCGCGTCAGCGAGCCCGCCGTCGCGTAGCCGCGCTTGTAGAACCAGAAGACGCGGTCGCTCGTGCCGGTGCGGTCGATGCCGACCGCCGCGACGGACGAGGGCGCCTCGCCGGTGTTGAGGTTCACGAACTGGCGATTGCCCTGATGGCCGATCATCGACGAGCAGCCGCCGCCGGAGCGGAAGTGCAGGTAGTCGCGCTCCTTCGTGCGCGGCACGAAGCGGATCTTCGTCTTCGCTTCCCAGTGCGCGATCGCGTCGGTGACGCGGTTGCTGGACGGGAGCGACGCGTCGATGACGTAGGGGACGATGCCGCCCGGCCACGCGCGGCCGAGCGACGTCGCGCTCGTGATCTGATCGGGGATCACGATGTCGCCCTCGGCGAGCCGGATGTCGCCGACCTCCATGTACTTGAAGCTGATCGGATCGCCCTTCGTCGTCGGGATCGTCACCTCGCCGCCGGGGCCGGTCGGGGTCTTCGGGAGATCGAGGTCGTTCGGCGCGCCGACGTCGACGTCGTCCGCGGGGGAGCTCTCGTCGCGGGCGGCCTCGGCCGGCGTGTTCTTGGAGGCGGTGTCGGAGGCGGCGAGCGCGCACGCGCCGAGGACGACGGCGAGCGAGATCGGCGCGAGACCCACCGAGAGGACACGGCGCATCGTCTTGTTGTCGAGGAGCGTCATGGGATGGGTTCTCAGAACTTGGCGTGAAGGACGGGGTAGAGCTCGGTGTAGTGGGCGGCTTCACCGGAGCCGAGCTTGATCGTGGGCATCTCGAAGCGG is a window encoding:
- a CDS encoding BON domain-containing protein; translation: MNNRRDEQYGREQLGRHNTELGDELRDRDERSFGRDDESRGMNMRGGWTRGDDYRGESTRGSMGSHGTYGREEMRGRDAHAEMRGRDAYGAYGDRAEMRGRDAYGAYGGHTEMRGFGGTYEGMRGYRDDERFGMRGREGYGEDWRGAGGYGEGMRSGGWRGYGYDELVGGGWRGYGYDEHAGVRGREGYGGDWRVEGLGGSMRGGGLTSHRGKGPKGFKRSDERIREMVCEALADHHDIDASEIEVTVKDGEVTLSGTVGERHLKRVAEDVVDEVSGVVEVQNQIRVRREQQQTSGTATTGGNGRNAPQAQQTRSH
- a CDS encoding BON domain-containing protein, translating into MLPRSLEELQMNSRRDEQYERQQFGRHNAELQDELDRDRGRRGQDEWRSDARRGIEDGWRGRTAYSPPMVPPVVPRQYPNEGLSSDFSIEGTRSFVRDERRASHRGKGPKGFKRSDERIRELVSEALADHHDIDASDVEVTVTDGEVTLAGTVDHRDVKRLAENVVDAVAGVIDVHNKLTVKR